The following proteins come from a genomic window of Dreissena polymorpha isolate Duluth1 chromosome 1, UMN_Dpol_1.0, whole genome shotgun sequence:
- the LOC127865309 gene encoding uncharacterized protein LOC127865309: MDFIITSANLIPINNKTSVEDVLNYSKVEIQAFLRANNVKISESKLTLAQRVVDTIGSRCDIVSDCAPQSSSCGVETPEIAVLRAGWTGTSCHFPTVKLSDIESYLLHSSHRTEDAEKMQCYRQNIRGLNFYKEGFINKIMINFISDSSKHCYIHSKCYPSMQQGVYKQWILMTKERPFKVVKAYCTCPAGCGEGCTHIAGLLFALEGRPPSDELEDEACTLN; encoded by the exons ATGGATTTTATAATAACATCGGCGAATTTAattccaataaataataaaacaagtgtCGAGGATGTGTTGAACTATTCCAAAGTAGAAATTCAAGCGTTTTTACGCgcaaataatgttaaaattagTGAAAGCAAGTTGACACTTGCCCAACGGGTAGTAGATACGATCGGATCGCGGTGTGACATTGTGTCGGATTGTGCACCACAGTCGTCATCTTGTGGTGTTGAAACTCCCGAAATAGCTGTGCTCCGAGCAGGATGGACTGGGACTTCATGTCATTTCCCTACAGTGAAGCTTAGCGACATCGAGAGCTACTTACTGCACAGTAGCCACCGCACAGAAGATGCCGAAAAAATGCAGTGCTACAGACAAAACATCAGGGGTCTCAATTTTTATAAAGAAGGATTTATCAACAAAATTATGATAAATTTCATAAGCGACAGCAGCAAGCACTGCTACATTCACTCCAAATGTTATCCTTCAATGCAGCAAGGTGTCTATAAGCAATGGATTTTAATGACCAAGGAGAGACCCTTTAAAGTTGTGAAGGCATACTGCACATGCCCTGCAgg ATGTGGAGAGGGATGCACACACATTGCTGGCCTGCTGTTTGCGCTTGAAGGGAGACCACCTTCAGACGAGCTTGAAGATGAAGCCTGCACATTGAATTGA
- the LOC127870249 gene encoding ras association domain-containing protein 9-like isoform X2: MSAEKLSKPNMAYKKLRLMRSKMMASDSVSDIEIPIWVKGTQKWVTGLTKRTTCDDVIYALLYQDGLHEHVNTSAYAIFEKWREVERPLQGRTKIVKIWRTWGADQTNVHLSMRKFSELEYSGEFSLTRRKKKSRHKTRERDREREKERKSREHRHHHGYCQNSSERLRSMETLVKLVISQERKLSDMIEHADDTDKLIDKYESRLHKHRLKNNGGEYTKDVYLDENADAIDEMFSNANIEELELYVNFCDQIIALEDRIQSEHAKIEELAYQIQICSYDRDSLSGPSSLAEETSQIQVDLTRAQSCAIMQHYKYQDLQREIQFYEDKLAHKDDLCKRLQRELDDLDNDTNVHVRSSDSVNSGSSNGSAGSSNSNQLPLPERSKRVNVLTNTAGSPPPPLPERIRPTKNSLKPKLTSHSNPIESPHLPEVQGIHRSLQNCQTNQPERKPILKTTHPELRNGYNTQIKQNNSSETKVRFKTDDLLDKYFWDESSSEGISIDQSDCSDSKDVLDYIRRDDYSQFKPGVADRPYLTVKVEDQDSNSDTGLSSMHSDDSAVYHLETLV, translated from the exons ATGTCGGCTGAAAAATTATCAAAACCTAATATGGCTTACAAGAAACTGCGACTGATGAGGAGTAAAATG ATGGCGTCCGACTCAGTATCCGATATTGAGATCCCTATCTGGGTCAAGGGCACCCAGAAATGGGTGACGGGGCTGACCAAACGTACCACTTGCGATGATGTCATATACGCCCTTCTTTACCAAGACGGTCTCCACGAACACGTAAACACGTCCGCTTACGCCATCTTTGAAAAATGGCGGGAAGTGGAGCGCCCTCTTCAGGGCAgaacaaaaattgtaaaaatatggCGAACTTGGGGCGCTGACCAAACTAATGTTCATTTGTCGATGAGAAAATTTAGTGAACTTGAATACAGTGGAGAGTTTTCATTAACAAGACGAAAGAAAAAATCTCGCCACAAGACGCGTGAACGAGATCGCGAGCGCGAGAAAGAACGAAAGTCACGCGAACACCGCCATCACCATGGCTACTGTCAGAACTCCTCGGAAAGACTTCGATCGATGGAGACGCTTGTCAAACTAGTCATTTCGCAGGAACGCAAATTAAGTGATATGATCGAGCATGCGGATGACACGGACAAGTTAATTGATAAATATGAGTCCAGGTTACATAAACACCGGTTAAAAAATAACGGTGGTGAGTACACCAAAGACGTATACCTTGATGAAAACGCGGACGCTATAGACGAAATGTTTTCTAACGCAAATATTGAAGAATTGGAATTATATGTGAACTTCTGTGACCAGATTATTGCATTGGAAGACAGAATACAGAGCGAACATGCCAAAATCGAGGAATTGGCTTACCAAATTCAAATATGTTCTTACGACAGAGACTCTCTTTCTGGACCTTCGTCGCTTGCAGAAGAAACTTCGCAAATTCAAGTGGACTTAACTCGTGCTCAGTCATGTGCTATCATGCAGCATTACAAATATCAGGATTTACAACGGGAAATTCAGTTTTACGAGGATAAATTAGCTCATAAAGATGACCTTTGTAAGAGATTGCAGCGGGAGTTGGATGACCTTGACAACGACACGAACGTTCACGTGCGCTCCAGTGATTCCGTCAATAGTGGAAGTAGTAATGGGAGCGCCGGAAGCTCCAATTCTAATCAGTTGCCTCTGCCGGAACGGTCAAAACGTGTTAATGTGCTTACGAACACTGCCGGCTCACCGCCTCCACCACTTCCGGAAAGAATACGACCGACAAAAAACTCACTGAAACCAAAACTCACCTCTCATTCTAATCCCATCGAATCACCACACTTACCGGAAGTTCAAGGTATACACAGATCTCTACAAAATTGCCAAACAAACCAACCTGAACGAAAACCgattttaaaaacaacacatCCGGAGCTTCGTAACGGCTACAATACTCAAATAAAGCAAAACAATAGTAGTGAAACCAAAGTGCGATTCAAAACAGACGATTTGCTGGACAAATATTTCTGGGACGAATCGAGTTCCGAGGGAATCAGTATTGACCAATCGGATTGCTCGGATTCGAAGGATGTTCTCGATTACATTCGGAGAGACGATTATTCGCAATTCAAACCGGGCGTGGCGGACCGTCCCTACCTGACCGTGAAAGTGGAGGATCAGGACTCGAACTCAGATACCGGGCTCAGTTCCATGCATAGCGACGACTCGGccgtttaccacttagaaacgctAGTTTAA
- the LOC127870249 gene encoding ras association domain-containing protein 9-like isoform X3 — MYRKCGRPRKYPFMASDSVSDIEIPIWVKGTQKWVTGLTKRTTCDDVIYALLYQDGLHEHVNTSAYAIFEKWREVERPLQGRTKIVKIWRTWGADQTNVHLSMRKFSELEYSGEFSLTRRKKKSRHKTRERDREREKERKSREHRHHHGYCQNSSERLRSMETLVKLVISQERKLSDMIEHADDTDKLIDKYESRLHKHRLKNNGGEYTKDVYLDENADAIDEMFSNANIEELELYVNFCDQIIALEDRIQSEHAKIEELAYQIQICSYDRDSLSGPSSLAEETSQIQVDLTRAQSCAIMQHYKYQDLQREIQFYEDKLAHKDDLCKRLQRELDDLDNDTNVHVRSSDSVNSGSSNGSAGSSNSNQLPLPERSKRVNVLTNTAGSPPPPLPERIRPTKNSLKPKLTSHSNPIESPHLPEVQGIHRSLQNCQTNQPERKPILKTTHPELRNGYNTQIKQNNSSETKVRFKTDDLLDKYFWDESSSEGISIDQSDCSDSKDVLDYIRRDDYSQFKPGVADRPYLTVKVEDQDSNSDTGLSSMHSDDSAVYHLETLV; from the exons ATGTATCGAAAATGTGGCCGTCCGAGGAAATATCCCTTC ATGGCGTCCGACTCAGTATCCGATATTGAGATCCCTATCTGGGTCAAGGGCACCCAGAAATGGGTGACGGGGCTGACCAAACGTACCACTTGCGATGATGTCATATACGCCCTTCTTTACCAAGACGGTCTCCACGAACACGTAAACACGTCCGCTTACGCCATCTTTGAAAAATGGCGGGAAGTGGAGCGCCCTCTTCAGGGCAgaacaaaaattgtaaaaatatggCGAACTTGGGGCGCTGACCAAACTAATGTTCATTTGTCGATGAGAAAATTTAGTGAACTTGAATACAGTGGAGAGTTTTCATTAACAAGACGAAAGAAAAAATCTCGCCACAAGACGCGTGAACGAGATCGCGAGCGCGAGAAAGAACGAAAGTCACGCGAACACCGCCATCACCATGGCTACTGTCAGAACTCCTCGGAAAGACTTCGATCGATGGAGACGCTTGTCAAACTAGTCATTTCGCAGGAACGCAAATTAAGTGATATGATCGAGCATGCGGATGACACGGACAAGTTAATTGATAAATATGAGTCCAGGTTACATAAACACCGGTTAAAAAATAACGGTGGTGAGTACACCAAAGACGTATACCTTGATGAAAACGCGGACGCTATAGACGAAATGTTTTCTAACGCAAATATTGAAGAATTGGAATTATATGTGAACTTCTGTGACCAGATTATTGCATTGGAAGACAGAATACAGAGCGAACATGCCAAAATCGAGGAATTGGCTTACCAAATTCAAATATGTTCTTACGACAGAGACTCTCTTTCTGGACCTTCGTCGCTTGCAGAAGAAACTTCGCAAATTCAAGTGGACTTAACTCGTGCTCAGTCATGTGCTATCATGCAGCATTACAAATATCAGGATTTACAACGGGAAATTCAGTTTTACGAGGATAAATTAGCTCATAAAGATGACCTTTGTAAGAGATTGCAGCGGGAGTTGGATGACCTTGACAACGACACGAACGTTCACGTGCGCTCCAGTGATTCCGTCAATAGTGGAAGTAGTAATGGGAGCGCCGGAAGCTCCAATTCTAATCAGTTGCCTCTGCCGGAACGGTCAAAACGTGTTAATGTGCTTACGAACACTGCCGGCTCACCGCCTCCACCACTTCCGGAAAGAATACGACCGACAAAAAACTCACTGAAACCAAAACTCACCTCTCATTCTAATCCCATCGAATCACCACACTTACCGGAAGTTCAAGGTATACACAGATCTCTACAAAATTGCCAAACAAACCAACCTGAACGAAAACCgattttaaaaacaacacatCCGGAGCTTCGTAACGGCTACAATACTCAAATAAAGCAAAACAATAGTAGTGAAACCAAAGTGCGATTCAAAACAGACGATTTGCTGGACAAATATTTCTGGGACGAATCGAGTTCCGAGGGAATCAGTATTGACCAATCGGATTGCTCGGATTCGAAGGATGTTCTCGATTACATTCGGAGAGACGATTATTCGCAATTCAAACCGGGCGTGGCGGACCGTCCCTACCTGACCGTGAAAGTGGAGGATCAGGACTCGAACTCAGATACCGGGCTCAGTTCCATGCATAGCGACGACTCGGccgtttaccacttagaaacgctAGTTTAA
- the LOC127870249 gene encoding ras association domain-containing protein 9-like isoform X4, with product MAMASDSVSDIEIPIWVKGTQKWVTGLTKRTTCDDVIYALLYQDGLHEHVNTSAYAIFEKWREVERPLQGRTKIVKIWRTWGADQTNVHLSMRKFSELEYSGEFSLTRRKKKSRHKTRERDREREKERKSREHRHHHGYCQNSSERLRSMETLVKLVISQERKLSDMIEHADDTDKLIDKYESRLHKHRLKNNGGEYTKDVYLDENADAIDEMFSNANIEELELYVNFCDQIIALEDRIQSEHAKIEELAYQIQICSYDRDSLSGPSSLAEETSQIQVDLTRAQSCAIMQHYKYQDLQREIQFYEDKLAHKDDLCKRLQRELDDLDNDTNVHVRSSDSVNSGSSNGSAGSSNSNQLPLPERSKRVNVLTNTAGSPPPPLPERIRPTKNSLKPKLTSHSNPIESPHLPEVQGIHRSLQNCQTNQPERKPILKTTHPELRNGYNTQIKQNNSSETKVRFKTDDLLDKYFWDESSSEGISIDQSDCSDSKDVLDYIRRDDYSQFKPGVADRPYLTVKVEDQDSNSDTGLSSMHSDDSAVYHLETLV from the coding sequence ATGGCGTCCGACTCAGTATCCGATATTGAGATCCCTATCTGGGTCAAGGGCACCCAGAAATGGGTGACGGGGCTGACCAAACGTACCACTTGCGATGATGTCATATACGCCCTTCTTTACCAAGACGGTCTCCACGAACACGTAAACACGTCCGCTTACGCCATCTTTGAAAAATGGCGGGAAGTGGAGCGCCCTCTTCAGGGCAgaacaaaaattgtaaaaatatggCGAACTTGGGGCGCTGACCAAACTAATGTTCATTTGTCGATGAGAAAATTTAGTGAACTTGAATACAGTGGAGAGTTTTCATTAACAAGACGAAAGAAAAAATCTCGCCACAAGACGCGTGAACGAGATCGCGAGCGCGAGAAAGAACGAAAGTCACGCGAACACCGCCATCACCATGGCTACTGTCAGAACTCCTCGGAAAGACTTCGATCGATGGAGACGCTTGTCAAACTAGTCATTTCGCAGGAACGCAAATTAAGTGATATGATCGAGCATGCGGATGACACGGACAAGTTAATTGATAAATATGAGTCCAGGTTACATAAACACCGGTTAAAAAATAACGGTGGTGAGTACACCAAAGACGTATACCTTGATGAAAACGCGGACGCTATAGACGAAATGTTTTCTAACGCAAATATTGAAGAATTGGAATTATATGTGAACTTCTGTGACCAGATTATTGCATTGGAAGACAGAATACAGAGCGAACATGCCAAAATCGAGGAATTGGCTTACCAAATTCAAATATGTTCTTACGACAGAGACTCTCTTTCTGGACCTTCGTCGCTTGCAGAAGAAACTTCGCAAATTCAAGTGGACTTAACTCGTGCTCAGTCATGTGCTATCATGCAGCATTACAAATATCAGGATTTACAACGGGAAATTCAGTTTTACGAGGATAAATTAGCTCATAAAGATGACCTTTGTAAGAGATTGCAGCGGGAGTTGGATGACCTTGACAACGACACGAACGTTCACGTGCGCTCCAGTGATTCCGTCAATAGTGGAAGTAGTAATGGGAGCGCCGGAAGCTCCAATTCTAATCAGTTGCCTCTGCCGGAACGGTCAAAACGTGTTAATGTGCTTACGAACACTGCCGGCTCACCGCCTCCACCACTTCCGGAAAGAATACGACCGACAAAAAACTCACTGAAACCAAAACTCACCTCTCATTCTAATCCCATCGAATCACCACACTTACCGGAAGTTCAAGGTATACACAGATCTCTACAAAATTGCCAAACAAACCAACCTGAACGAAAACCgattttaaaaacaacacatCCGGAGCTTCGTAACGGCTACAATACTCAAATAAAGCAAAACAATAGTAGTGAAACCAAAGTGCGATTCAAAACAGACGATTTGCTGGACAAATATTTCTGGGACGAATCGAGTTCCGAGGGAATCAGTATTGACCAATCGGATTGCTCGGATTCGAAGGATGTTCTCGATTACATTCGGAGAGACGATTATTCGCAATTCAAACCGGGCGTGGCGGACCGTCCCTACCTGACCGTGAAAGTGGAGGATCAGGACTCGAACTCAGATACCGGGCTCAGTTCCATGCATAGCGACGACTCGGccgtttaccacttagaaacgctAGTTTAA
- the LOC127870249 gene encoding ras association domain-containing protein 9-like isoform X1, protein MKMPPIGRDARVPVYDVEGDYVLLCEDGTLVPTSGTQSRNHDAWFSKRTNKTMASDSVSDIEIPIWVKGTQKWVTGLTKRTTCDDVIYALLYQDGLHEHVNTSAYAIFEKWREVERPLQGRTKIVKIWRTWGADQTNVHLSMRKFSELEYSGEFSLTRRKKKSRHKTRERDREREKERKSREHRHHHGYCQNSSERLRSMETLVKLVISQERKLSDMIEHADDTDKLIDKYESRLHKHRLKNNGGEYTKDVYLDENADAIDEMFSNANIEELELYVNFCDQIIALEDRIQSEHAKIEELAYQIQICSYDRDSLSGPSSLAEETSQIQVDLTRAQSCAIMQHYKYQDLQREIQFYEDKLAHKDDLCKRLQRELDDLDNDTNVHVRSSDSVNSGSSNGSAGSSNSNQLPLPERSKRVNVLTNTAGSPPPPLPERIRPTKNSLKPKLTSHSNPIESPHLPEVQGIHRSLQNCQTNQPERKPILKTTHPELRNGYNTQIKQNNSSETKVRFKTDDLLDKYFWDESSSEGISIDQSDCSDSKDVLDYIRRDDYSQFKPGVADRPYLTVKVEDQDSNSDTGLSSMHSDDSAVYHLETLV, encoded by the coding sequence ATGGCGTCCGACTCAGTATCCGATATTGAGATCCCTATCTGGGTCAAGGGCACCCAGAAATGGGTGACGGGGCTGACCAAACGTACCACTTGCGATGATGTCATATACGCCCTTCTTTACCAAGACGGTCTCCACGAACACGTAAACACGTCCGCTTACGCCATCTTTGAAAAATGGCGGGAAGTGGAGCGCCCTCTTCAGGGCAgaacaaaaattgtaaaaatatggCGAACTTGGGGCGCTGACCAAACTAATGTTCATTTGTCGATGAGAAAATTTAGTGAACTTGAATACAGTGGAGAGTTTTCATTAACAAGACGAAAGAAAAAATCTCGCCACAAGACGCGTGAACGAGATCGCGAGCGCGAGAAAGAACGAAAGTCACGCGAACACCGCCATCACCATGGCTACTGTCAGAACTCCTCGGAAAGACTTCGATCGATGGAGACGCTTGTCAAACTAGTCATTTCGCAGGAACGCAAATTAAGTGATATGATCGAGCATGCGGATGACACGGACAAGTTAATTGATAAATATGAGTCCAGGTTACATAAACACCGGTTAAAAAATAACGGTGGTGAGTACACCAAAGACGTATACCTTGATGAAAACGCGGACGCTATAGACGAAATGTTTTCTAACGCAAATATTGAAGAATTGGAATTATATGTGAACTTCTGTGACCAGATTATTGCATTGGAAGACAGAATACAGAGCGAACATGCCAAAATCGAGGAATTGGCTTACCAAATTCAAATATGTTCTTACGACAGAGACTCTCTTTCTGGACCTTCGTCGCTTGCAGAAGAAACTTCGCAAATTCAAGTGGACTTAACTCGTGCTCAGTCATGTGCTATCATGCAGCATTACAAATATCAGGATTTACAACGGGAAATTCAGTTTTACGAGGATAAATTAGCTCATAAAGATGACCTTTGTAAGAGATTGCAGCGGGAGTTGGATGACCTTGACAACGACACGAACGTTCACGTGCGCTCCAGTGATTCCGTCAATAGTGGAAGTAGTAATGGGAGCGCCGGAAGCTCCAATTCTAATCAGTTGCCTCTGCCGGAACGGTCAAAACGTGTTAATGTGCTTACGAACACTGCCGGCTCACCGCCTCCACCACTTCCGGAAAGAATACGACCGACAAAAAACTCACTGAAACCAAAACTCACCTCTCATTCTAATCCCATCGAATCACCACACTTACCGGAAGTTCAAGGTATACACAGATCTCTACAAAATTGCCAAACAAACCAACCTGAACGAAAACCgattttaaaaacaacacatCCGGAGCTTCGTAACGGCTACAATACTCAAATAAAGCAAAACAATAGTAGTGAAACCAAAGTGCGATTCAAAACAGACGATTTGCTGGACAAATATTTCTGGGACGAATCGAGTTCCGAGGGAATCAGTATTGACCAATCGGATTGCTCGGATTCGAAGGATGTTCTCGATTACATTCGGAGAGACGATTATTCGCAATTCAAACCGGGCGTGGCGGACCGTCCCTACCTGACCGTGAAAGTGGAGGATCAGGACTCGAACTCAGATACCGGGCTCAGTTCCATGCATAGCGACGACTCGGccgtttaccacttagaaacgctAGTTTAA